Proteins from one Ovis aries strain OAR_USU_Benz2616 breed Rambouillet chromosome 12, ARS-UI_Ramb_v3.0, whole genome shotgun sequence genomic window:
- the LOC101121873 gene encoding protein FAM163A: protein MTAGTVVITGGILATVILLCIIAVLCYCRLQYYCCKKSRAEDADEEEEEEHDLPTHPRGPTCNACSSQALDGRGSLAPIPGEPCGQPCRVAAGHCTACSPYTSPFYIRTADMVPNGGGGERLSFAPTYYKEGGPTSLQVAAPQSYPVTWPGSGREAFTNPRAISTDV from the exons ATGACAGCGGGAACAGTTGTGATCACTGGCGGAATCCTAGCTACGGTCATCCTCCTCTGCATCATTGCCGTCCTGTGCTACTGTAGGCTCCAG TATTACTGCTGTAAGAAGAGCAGAGCGGAGGATGCAgacgaggaagaggaggaggagcacgACCTGCCCACACACCCCAGAGGCCCTACCTGCAATGCTTGCAGCTCCCAGGCCCTGGATGGCCGAGGCAGCCTGGCGCCCATCCCCGGCGAACCCTGCGGCCAGCCGTGCAGGGTGGCGGCTGGCCACTGCACCGCCTGCTCCCCATACACCTCCCCCTTTTACATACGGACGGCTGACATGGTGCCCAACGGGGGTGGAGGCGAGAGGCTCTCCTTTGCTCCCACCTACTACAAGGAGGGGGGACCCACATCTCTCCAAGTGGCAGCGCCCCAGAGTTACCCGGTGACGTGGCCAGGCTCTGGGCGCGAGGCCTTCACCAATCCAAGGGCTATTAGTACAGATGTGTAA